The following nucleotide sequence is from Anopheles stephensi strain Indian chromosome 3, UCI_ANSTEP_V1.0, whole genome shotgun sequence.
TATGTTTGGTTGCCCCATTTGTCCGCCACACCACCCCCTTTTTCACTGCCCCTCGTCCGGTTGTCCAGTGGGGTGACatcgtttttttgtggtggaaAAACACACGACGAGACGACGAAAAGTGTGGAAAAAGGAATGCGGAAAAAAGAGAATCTCGCAACATTTCACCGTGAGAATAGTAGGCCATACCATCCAAACAGCGATGATGCATTATGGTTCTATCAGTTTTCTTTACTCCGTTACATAAAAATGCACCTCCAACCCTCAACCCCAGGGTGGTCTTGTGTGGTGTCACCCCCATGGCTATACTGGTCCAGCGTTTTGTAGTGCGCGCGTGCCTTTCCAACCAACCGTCTCATCATCTCAGGTTGGCCCTTTTCTTGTGCACTGTCTCAAAGGGCCAATTGCAATGAAGTGCAGTGTGCATACATGCACACCCCGTTAGTCCTATTCTTCGCACGTAATTGTACCAGCCTTTTCCAATTCTCGTTTGCACCGGGGTTCACTAGTTCTGGTCCACCAGCTGGCATTATCCCGCCTGAAACGCATTTTCTTACTGGCGTGACGTAAAACACGCCTTCAAATAATACATTGTTGATGTACACAGTATTTGAGCGAAGTAAAATGTAAAACGGAGAAGCAATGTCGCATGGCGATCCCTGTAACACGGTGCTTTTCATGTAAGAAACATCGTACAAGCACTTCAAAACATTGATCCCTCCGAAAGGGGAAAAACACGTGCCCCAAAGGATTAGAAAGGGCATCAGAAAGGAACGAAAGGAAGGAGGGGGTGTCAATCAAACCACACTCCAATCCGTCCCCACACGTTATCGAAGTTCGGAAGCCCCTCACTCAACAAAAccccctctgtgtgtgtgtgtggctggggGGTAAGTTCTTTGTCTGCTGCTGCCCGATGCTCCCACAACTTACGGAACGGGTTTGCCCGTGCCCGTCAACGCATCGagagctttttgttgttgttgttgttgttgctgctgtcgcaTGAAGAATTGCAACGGGAAATGCAATCGGGCGAATGCATCCGCGTGTTCCACCGTTTGTCAATAGCAGGGTGTTCAAATAACGTGCTACTAGATTGTCGGGCTATCGAAAGGGAAGTGGGCATGATGCAGCATAAACTGGTgtcagcaaaaaacacaccaacaacaagtTCAAGTTCCAGAGCGCGGCACACGCGGTTTAGATTTGCAttcgttgctgtttttttcgtcCCCCTCGTGTCAAACCATAAAAAAGATTGGGATTTCACTTTTATTCCACACACGGGCGGTTTCTCCATTGTCACTTATGTGCTCCCTTTGCATGCCTGGCCTTCTCTGTGTGGGGCACAGCTTGATGAATTAAAGTAGGCAATGTGACGATCGTCACCCCTACCGCGGGTTGCTTAGCGACGGCAGTTGGGGAAAGCAATAATCGAAGTAGATATGAAATCAATGACCCACTCTTATCAGAACATGGCCGGTCTGCCAGCCCCCATCCAAAACGAGCTGCGAATGTTTAATTCAtaatggtttgttttgcttccttcttttaGGGTTTTTTTCCACTTACGGATCGGAGTGACGGCGAACGGACCCGGTTGCTCCTAGAAGCCtcagcacacactcacacacacacacacaataacaACCACCACAGTGACGGAGCGGCTCCTCGGAGAGGCTCCGCGATCACGGCTTAGGAACGGAAGGCGCAACCGGCGCACCACCAGCACTGACAGGCAGCGGCATGACGGCGACTGATAACACGGTTCGCTTCAGCGATCACACGCTCGATAAGGCGACGAAGGCGAAGGTTACACTGGAGAACTACTACAGCAATCTGATCACACAGCACGGTGAACGGAAGCAGCGCCAGGCCAAGCTGGAAGCATCGCTAAAGGATGAAACGCTGTCCGAATCGCAGCGCCAGGAGAAGCGCATGCAGCACGCCCAGAAGGAGACGGAATTTTTGCGCCTCAAACGATCCCGGCTCGGTGTGGAAGATTTCGAAGCGCTCAAGGTGATCGGACGGGGTGCGTTCGGCGAGGTGCGGTTGGTGCAGAAAAAAGACACCGGACACGTGTACGCGATGAAGGTGCTGCGGAAGGCGGACATGCTGGAGAAGGAGCAGGTGGCCCACGTACGGGCGGAACGGGACGTGCTGGTGGAGGCTGACCATCAGTGGGTGGTAAAGATGTACTACAGTTTTCAGGTACGATCGCAAACCGTTCCTTCTGTGGGGTGTTACCGTTCCTACTAAAAGCTTCCCTCTTTGTCCCTCCCAGGATTCGGTAAATTTGTATCTGATTATGGAGTTCCTCCCGGGGGGCGATATGATGACGCTGCTCATGAAAAAGGACACCCTGTCGGAGGAATGCACACAGTTCTACATTGTCGAAACAGCTCTCGCGATCGATTCGATCCATCGGCTCGGTTTCATTCACCGTGACATTAAGCCGGACAATCTGCTGCTGGACGCGCGCGGTCACCTAAAGCTGTCCGACTTTGGGCTGTGCACGGGGCTTAAGAAATCGCACCGTACCGACTTCTACCGCGATCTGTCGCAAGCAAAACCGTCCGACTTTATCGGCACCTGCGCAAGCCCGATGGATTCGAAACGGCGGGCGGAAAGCTGGAAGCGGAATCGGCGAGCGCTGGCGTACAGTACGGTCGGTACGCCCGACTACATTGCGCCGGAAGTGTTTTTGCAGACGGGGTACGGGCCGGCGTGCGATTGGTGGTCGCTCGGTGTGATTATGTACGAGATGCTGATGGGCTACCCGCCGTTCTGCTCGGACAACCCGCAGGACACGTACCGGAAGGTGATGAACTGGCGGGAAACGCTCATCTTTCCGCCGGAGACACCGATCTCGGAGGAGGCGCGTGATACGATAGTGAAATTTTGCTGCGAAGCTGAACGACGGTATGTCGTTGCTGCTAAAATTGTCTGCGAAACCCTGCATTTTGCAGTATAGGCGTgactaattttgtttttcccaacTCCCATCGGCACAGACTCGGCTCGCAGCGAGGAATTGAGGATCTGAAGCTAGTGCAATTCTTCCGCGGCGTCGACTGGGAGCACATACGGGAGCGACCGGCCGCCATCCCGGTGGAAGTGCGCTCGATCGACGATACATCGAACTTTGACGAATTTCCGGACGTAGCACTAGAGATACGTAAGTGTTGAGTGTGGAGGTTTACCGTGGACCgcaaaggcacacacacggcGCACAGAATGAAGCCTTCTAATCGATTCCCCGTTTTTCCCTTAAACACAGCCGCCCACCCACAACCGGAAGGCGAAGTGCTCAAGGACTGGGTGTTTATCAACTACACCTTCCGACGGTTCGAAAGCCTTACCCAGCGCGGTACACCGACGAAAAAGTGAGCtgtgaatggaaaaaaaaaatcgtgaaaacCACTGAAAACCGGAAAAAATACAACAGCGCGCGCAGCAGACACCGaagcaaagcagcagcagcagcataccgTGAGTCCCAATCcccaatcgatcgatcgaccaaCCAACGGGATGATGGCACAGGATCGTGTAACCGGCTAGTGCGTCCCCACAAGCAGAGGACAGACAGATAGTAACGCGGAGCAAAGATACTAGGATCtatgtatgagtgtgtgtgtgtgtgtgtgtgtgtggatgattTCAGGCCGTTTTTGCGTTATCGCGTTCCCCGCGTAACTGTATCCTGTCCTGTTTTACAATGATTGGCTATTGCTCGGGAGGTGTGTAAAATCTGATTTTCCGGTTCAATTTCCCGGTTAGACCGTAGACTGACAGATAGACGGATAGACCCATGGAGGAtgcaattttaaaatgaatcGGTTTGCCAGATTAAAAATCTATTTAAAATTCAAGGCAGCAACTTGAACAGCAGACAACACAATTGCAAGCAACACTGTTTACttaaatttaacaattttcataatttttattaaacaaacGGAAGAAATGTTAGTTTGGCTGCTATCCCGCACTTTCCTTATCATTTGAATGATTGTGTTATTCATGTGGACAGTGTCAGCTAACTGTGActttgtgttggtttttccCATGGTAAAGTCTGTTAAATCTCCCTATTAAATTatggacaaaaaaacacacacacacacagtaacaAGAAGGAATAGACAGCTTTAGGTTGGTGGTAGCTTGAGTGGCCAGGATCAGTCAGGACCTATGAACCTCATCCTTACGTTGCCTGCGGTTGTTTTCGTGTCTCTCAAAATTAGTAGCtggcttgtttgtttgttggttttttgctctgttttcCCTAcaccccctccctcccccctccccccttagAATTTATTTCGTTCTTCCTCACTGTACCAAGTACTAGCCGTTAGAGTAGTAGGTTTTGTGTTTCGCTTTAAGTAAACTAATCTAATGATGCGTGCTCGTGCTTGATGAAGAGACTTTGCTCCAATTTCGAATCCCATGGAGAGAGGGCGCTAACCTTGCTATTTATGAAGCAGCCGGCAGTCTCTCGTCACCGCTTTTCATCGAGCCCATTTGCTGACTGCCGACCGTCCATCCAGAGCGAAAGAGTGCGCATTTTCGAGTTAGAGTGTTAGCTTttgtccccttttttttgtcggttaAGTTATCTAAATATGCGCTTGTTTTAGGGAGAAAGCATTAGTCGGTTAAAATAGAAAACCCGGGATGATGTGttaaccggaaccggaaacaAAATGGCAGCCACCGCAGGCAAGTAGCAGCAGTCCCCCCTTTGACGCAGCCCTAGCTGTTTGCGGTGAATTTGGTTTGTGCATACAAAGTGTCCGTGATGTGAGCGCGAAATGAAATCCGTTCTTGCCGCCGCTGCCTCCTAATACACACTTATGGGGTCTGCCCGAAAGCGAGAGATTTAGAGCTAGAAgcgaaagagggagagagagaggaagcgGTAGCGAAAATATCAGTTTAAATCGCTCCCAACTTTTCTTCTGGTACGTAGAGTAGTAGCGTTTTAAgccgtttttcctttctaaGTATCCGACGCTGATTTTAACTCGAAATTGGTGATTATCGTAGCGAGATTGGGAAGCAACACAGAATCGGAACAGCATGAGCATGATGATTGAGCCCATAGTATTAAATAGAATATTGTAATtgtacgatgatgatgataatgtattgtattgtattgcattgtttttttaatgattaTGATTATGATTTGTTCATAAGTAATCGCAGAGCACACTCATAATACACACACTACTACTGACCTTTCCGAACAAACGtaagcgagagagtgagagagatagatagatagaAAGGGCCTCCCCATTTGCTGCCTAATCCTATCACACCGCCTCCCCCCCAGAACCCACTGGGTGAGCCTTGGTAGGCAAgaaatgataataaaattgACATATGGTGGTCGCTTCATTGTAAACGTAATCCCCGTAATCTACCGAATCTTGCTGCATTGTGGGGATCTCTCGAAGGTAGCCGAGAGAAACGGAAAGTACAGGCGTTTTAGGCAGGCAGCGTAAAATGAAGACCCCGTGTTTCCCCCCACTGGCCGTGGGGAAAACGAATCTGATATTGTACATAGTGTTTCCACATTCTTTTAATTCTCTCACCCATCATAAGTTCGCACCGTACCCCCGAGTATTGAGCCTtgagttgttttctttttcgtttggactagctttttgtttttttttcatctgcCCCATTTTTCCCACACTTCCGCCCCCTATCTCACCAAAACGAACCggtaataaattaaacaaatgcGCTTAAAAAATACATTACTGCTTGATGTTGGTGTCTCACTACGACGAAAGAAATTTGAGTTTTAAAAGGAACTTAAAGCAATCGGAATTTTGACCGAGTTAAGCCTTCTTCAAGCCTTCTAAAACGTTGGTATCTTCCGTCCATCCGGAGCATCGTCCAAAACTGTGAAGATAACCCGATCGATTAAGTCCTGACTACGGGACTGATCCTCTGCGAGTTCAGCTGGTACCAGCAAATGGAATACCTTGAACAGCACGCAATTCAGTACAGAGCTTTCCAGACTAGCTCAAATTGGTAATATTCAGTGCAAGTTCGAGTAATAGTATCCTTCTCTGGAATATCTAAATAGTAGTAAGTGATAAGAGACATCGACATGAGGACTTGGccatccaactacgtggtatcattaagtaagccaaaaatggtaggcatgactttaagaggtcgttaggcgaAGATAGAAGACCTATAAGAGATCGTTAGaacaagaagagagagagagagagagatccaTCACGAGCCATCATATTTGATCGTCAAACATCCTCACGGAGGCGTAGACTAAACCACGTTGTTCAGGTATGTATGAAGTTGATACAAAGAGACGATGAACTCTGAGACATCCTGAGAGAAATTGAGTCATGAAACATTCCGATGTCGAAGGTATGTATTAAGTTGATACATAGAGACGATGCGGCTTGCCATCTCCTCTGTCGTGTCTTCACAACTTTCACACGTCGTACCTAATATTGCACCAGAAAGATTCTCAATAGCAGCTCTTTTGGCCCCCACGGAGGACAATCACAGCGCGCCAGAGGTATGGTCCAGCTGAGATTTTCGCATAAATCAGATGTATTATTCATGCATGCAATTTTGACTCAAGTAGTAACattaccaataaaaaaaaattatggcTGTGACCGGCAAAACTAATTAACATTATCCGTACCACagcgggaaaacaaaaaaaaaatatttacgtTAAATTTGTCGCGGAAGTAGACAGATTTATCAGCATCGTTGAGCAGCGTTGGTAACGCACGAGAGGTCGCGTTAGTGCCTTGGCGCCATGCTTCGATTCACGCCGATGCTTAAATCGTGTGTTTTCAGAATCTCGTGAtgtattgcaaaaaaaagtggCACTTAATTGGCACTTCTCGCGCGTTTCTGAGTGCTGTGCAGCTCAAAGCCTAAGTACAGTGTGAGCCACAACATTGTAGTGGACAAGAGCAAGCGCAAAAAGCGTAGCGTCGGTCACATATTATGATGATTGCAGGttaaataatataaattacAGCCGACACGACACGATGGCACATTTAAATACAACTGTTGATGGACCTATCTAAACAGTGGTGAATGTGCTGCGATAAGCTACGCATACACTTTCCAGACAGTTGTTGGTGCAGCTTGATTTTTGGAGCCTTACTTACTGTTACCATAATAGTACGCAGCAACTTATTGAACAACCCAAGCCAGGATAGATTCCCTATCTATCACCCACCAAAGCCGTGTAATGTATTTCCGGTCCCGGTTCCCGGTAGAGGCAAGGAAATGAATAATCTAGCAGATAGCAAATACAATACGGTTTTGAAACGTTTTCTCTGCTAGCaggccactcactcactcagaCGTTTGGTCAATCGATATCGACGTGTAAGAAATGCCGCAAGTGCAAATGTGTTGTAGATAACAAATTTTTATGTCACTTATTGAGATAATAGGTTATCTTTTTCCCATTGCCCATTTTAGTGTTCTGAGGTCATTGTCTTGCAAACTCGCTTTTTtctcgattttgttttttatgaaaattgaaaataaatgttCAAAACTCtgaaatgaataaacgatagaaaatgagaaaacatCTTGctagaaagcaaaaaaattgaGAAGGCGAACTCATCTTTAAGAAAACATTTTCATGAATAAATTTTGCCCAAAATAGATTGTTTTAGTGTGAAGTAGTttgaaaaaatgcaaaacttctaaaagataaaaaataacaaaaaaaaaaaatgagaaaacttAGAACATAAAAgcaaaagaatttaaaaacgaACAAGAAAATTGGAATATAAAGATATATAAATAAacagaatttaaaaaatacataagAACACAATTTCTTTTGTTCAAAAACCTGGTAAGAAAGTTGGTAACACAGGAAATAAACATAAGACTAAAGTTAGTAAAGGTAAGAAAAATGAATATAATACATAAATTAGAAAACATAttataagcaaacaaaaacagataaTAATGTTGGAAGacttcaacaaacaaacattaaacTAAAGTTAGTAAACGTCCAAATTGTAAAAAGCTAGATGAGTGAGAATACATACAAggagaaaaatagaaaagcaaGCAGGAATGAAATTGGTAGTAAACGtacaaaaataggaaaaaaatagtggaaaaagaaacatgaaaaaaaatttatgtCCTTATGAGTGCTGCTATTTTTCTGTCGCTTACTGTACCTGTGGAGCGCACAGCCAACTTCGTGACGCGCTTTTTTCCGCACGTACGCTCTCAAgggtaagaaaaacaaatgaaaatcgctctctctctctttctctgtacctctttctttccttctctctgTATTTCTCTCTCGCCCTCACACGCGCGCTGATTTCTATGATCGCTTTTGATAAAAGCTCGAGTGCGTGCCGCATTATCAGcatctctctcgcgctcttgCCTTAAGTCTCTCACACACCGTATGGGGAGTGCTTCTGGGGAGACTTCTAaaggggggggtgggggtgaGTTTTGCCCACCGAATAAAtcaacccaccaccaccctagCCGCCCCGCACTCGTATCGTATCGTATATGCTCACGGCATATTCGCCCAACGGTTCACAGCTTCGCCCCAGTACGTGGCGCTCTCAGTACAGTTGCAGCCGTCTGGTGTGGTTCGCGAATTCGCGCTTGTGTTGACCACCTTCTACACCCGTGCCGCGAATATCCGTGCCCGTTACTCCGTGGGGCACAAGATAAAACCCGGGagaaaagcgaacgaaaaaaaaaaaggtaatgtGCTAGCGAAAAGCCGCGAGGTCTGTAATCCCGTTTTATTACAGCTGTTTAACTGTAGGTTCGGCTGTGGTGTGTATGGATAGTTTGTGTCGTACCCAGATGGTGAGGCAAGTCGGTGAATTAGATTCTGGGGTAAAGCATCGAACCATCGAGCTCGGAAGAATGTTTAATTCGAATTCCACGGCACGCAAATGGCAGAAGATGAGCAAATGAGCGTGTCATCCATCTCGGTCTCGGTTAATGAATTTTCCTGAACTCtctacacaaaaaaactggGGGAGCTTTTCCCAAGTGCATATGTGTGtcagtgagcgtgtgtgtgcgctagTGTGCGTGACTGAGTTAATGCAACAGATGAGCCAACCAGATGGTTTGTGTAGTGATCGATttggggaaaaacttttttcagGCCATAATCCCCCATGGGTGGCATTTGTCTAAGGGTAGTTCGGGGGGAAAAAGCATCAGTTTATTTTCCCTTGAGTTCTTgtgaagtgtttgtgtgcaagGTGTGCATTTGTTTTCCATCTCCCTTCAacaagttgtttgtttttgtttcggtgcGTGGACCTTGTCAAATGGTTTTCCTTCTCTACTGAATTTTTATGCTTAGGAAAAGCTTTCAATAATTTTCCTCTATCGTTTATAGCTTATCATGCACTCACTTGCATTCAGCAGTGCGTGTTGAACATtacctttcttctttcttaatGCGTTTGAATGCATGAGAGAGTTTTATATCGTTTGatgtattttcctttttttcctttccaactTTCCTCATCCGATATGTCCGGGCCTAAGGCTTTTCCAGTATGAATGAAATAtctttttacctttttctaTCTACCCTCGTGTGGTCAATTGAACACGCTTGTATCAAATAGGGAAGCCTCTGTTCCTGTTGCGCCTATAGCCTTAAATTTGCTGCAGCAGGTCGAGAGTACGTACCGTTTGTACGTTGTTGTGGTTGGGTCAAGGAAAGGGCGTGTGTGGAGTTTTTCTTGTGATTGTGGTGCAAAAAAGTCCCCCATCGTATGAATTTTCTTTCCCGCACCGAGCCGTGCGTTTTAATGAGCAAAATTATCCGGCCCGGCCACGTCCGGTGGATGTGAGAAACTGTTATGtggttggtgtgtttttttgcttcttttcaaATTTAGTTTTCTTGAGTCGTTTTACTCTATCGTACCGGTGTGTATGCGGCGTACTGTTCGTGTTTTGTGCGACGGTGGCCTCTACTGGATGAATGTCACGATTTGTACGTTTGTTTGAGCGTACAACCGATGATGGATTCTGAACGGGTTTGTTTGGGAAGGGTGAGGGGCTGAGAGGTATATGTGCACCGCTATAAGCAGCTGTAATAGATGGGAATTTTATACGGCTAAATGAGTGGATTGAAATGTTACAGGAAAGGAAATTCAAAACGTTGAAGCTTAAATAATCATATGTTAACAGTTaagatttgaatttaaatataaaaacatatCAATATGCATCAAACCGATGGAAACAATAAGATCTAACGTCTTCACTGTAACGATTACTAATATCGTAACACTTGTAACGGATGAGCCTCTCCCGTAACGTTTATTAAGAAAAGTAACACGTAACACGTTTGTCCCTTCCATCGTAGCGTTATTTCGAACTCATACCTTGCTTATCTTCAAATCTCTATTAATAGTGTTTGTTAAGGATGATTTGGTTGAGTTTTAGATACACACTTGTTGAAATACATTCGGGAAGGTCTCAATGTCACTTTTTTTTAGCtacagtaaaaaataaaatctgaagGTTGTTGATCAAGACTAAACTAGGTCCGGTAATAGAGGTGaaaacggtgccggtcttcatacggcagggccggggttccaatcccatccagaccacctccctgtacgcagggctgactactttgctacgggtaaaatcaagtcacagaaagccagaaatggcaggccgcgagacctctcgaggttgtagtgccaaggaagaagatacTCAAAATGGAAACTCAATTTTGATTTAATGCACTGTAACCCCTAGATTCACTCTCAAACCTTATCTTCTCGCGTAGAACGTTGAATGAATTATCCTCATGAATTAAAACTGATTCTACAATCACAATGTCTTCGTCAATTTGCTATCtaccgctctctctctctctcactcacttgTGTCTAAACGACATTTCTTACCTCCCAATATAATTGCGCTCTAAAGCCTACCACACTCAGATAGCGCCCATAGTCTGGTAACATTACTCCGCACGCTGAACTAGCATTATCAGAGCAAACAAGATAAACCGAAAGCAAAATGTCAAGAGAGATCCCGCAACCCGCACAAAAAGGGCGTAGGGAGGACGTGCAAGAATCTACAACGTGCTCAGTGGTGAAATGTAAGAACCGTAGCGTGTCTAGAAAGCTGCAAATCAACCTCAAGGGTGTTCTTTCCCCATATAGGACGTGTggatcgtttgtgtgtgtgtggagcctGTGTGAGCTTCGGTGGTTCATGAACATGATCCAGTAACACGCTccaataagaaaaaataacccactggttgaataaaaaaatggtagaaaacataaaatcaataaacacaCTACGACCCCGAGAGGAGCGTGGCTTTTACATTTTACATGAAAGGACACGCTGGTAAAGGGCGTTATTTTTAGACCTTTGACCAGGAACCGGGTAAATTGAGtctgtttaaattaattaaagccCGGTACTAACCCCCGATGGCAATTGTGTTACCTTATGTAGCTTATGGTTTGGCGATGCTATttgtggaaggaaaatgttatggaaaaatggaaaggtTCAAATTTTCGCGCCAGATATTTTGCTCAGAAAATGGCAAATCTTTTTATTTGCTCAGTGGGCAGCCCATCGTGGGTTGAGTAATGTGGCGTATGATTGGAATGCTGTGCGGTCAATTATTT
It contains:
- the LOC118512897 gene encoding serine/threonine-protein kinase tricornered: MTATDNTVRFSDHTLDKATKAKVTLENYYSNLITQHGERKQRQAKLEASLKDETLSESQRQEKRMQHAQKETEFLRLKRSRLGVEDFEALKVIGRGAFGEVRLVQKKDTGHVYAMKVLRKADMLEKEQVAHVRAERDVLVEADHQWVVKMYYSFQDSVNLYLIMEFLPGGDMMTLLMKKDTLSEECTQFYIVETALAIDSIHRLGFIHRDIKPDNLLLDARGHLKLSDFGLCTGLKKSHRTDFYRDLSQAKPSDFIGTCASPMDSKRRAESWKRNRRALAYSTVGTPDYIAPEVFLQTGYGPACDWWSLGVIMYEMLMGYPPFCSDNPQDTYRKVMNWRETLIFPPETPISEEARDTIVKFCCEAERRLGSQRGIEDLKLVQFFRGVDWEHIRERPAAIPVEVRSIDDTSNFDEFPDVALEIPAHPQPEGEVLKDWVFINYTFRRFESLTQRGTPTKK